In Oreochromis aureus strain Israel breed Guangdong linkage group 22, ZZ_aureus, whole genome shotgun sequence, the genomic window CATGTAGTAACAGAGCCTCCCCATGAGTCTGTGGATCAAACAGTATTGTGCGGTTCTCTGAGTCACCataaagaaattacatttaGCAGCAGAACCagtttgatctttttttaatcacaaaatGACATTGTTTTGATTCTGTGTGTGGCCTCCTCCAAGTCACACGGTCATTTGTCAGAGAACCTGCACGCTCATGTGATCAGAGAAAGGGTGGAGATGGAAAACTACAACTACATCCACAGTCTGAAAAATGTtgcctcattttttttcttctggtttTGCTGTTATGCTGTTGCTatgaatttatatatttttttatatatttttcatatttttattctgtctTGCTGTTGTTTCATGTTTTCGGTAACTATTACTTTACATATTGTAGCGTCCCTCCGACAGAAGACACAGACGATCGGCGTTCTGGTTACTGGCGTTTTATTCAGATTCGTAACACGGGCTACTGTGGGCCGTAGCCAACGCCAAAAAAACAGGGGGAAAGCGCgctcacagcaacaacaacaatctctctcactttttctcttccgccaccacacacacaccagcttcTCTCAGCCCCCGCCCCCCGGACACTCTCAGCCAACCACACACATGCTCTCCTCCAGACTCTCTGTCATTGGTAACTGAACTGATTGACAGGCCAACCGGCCTCTAGACTACTGCACGTTCAAGGACACTCAGTAAATCACCCTGTTGCGGGTGTTGTCCAACTATGCCATAGGTAACTGATAATtatgaacacaaacactgataacacaaaAGTCAACTAACTTGTAACCCAGTCCGTTACAATATGTTAAAGTTTATATTGTTTATAAGTTAACATACTTTCCGTTTGCTTGGTGAGTGGAGACCTTCCAgcctttcttcctctcctcatAAGTGATTTCATCCGTCTTGTTGTAGTTAACCTTAAGAGTCCACCGGTCTCCATAGTCCAGCTCACTGTCATCATCCAGCAGTTCATTAAAGGTGTCATACCACAAAGAAGGAGTCCATTCTGGACAGGAGAGGGAAATAAGTTAGGCTGATGATCTTAGTGAATCATATAGAGATCAGTGTTATTCAATATTGTGTAAAAGCAGAAGAAATGGTGTGCTGTGATGTGCAAGTGATGCACACCTAATCAAAAGAATTGTTTCACTGccgcaaaataaaaaatacattgaaaataaatttaaaaagaaaagcacaagtGTATATTCCGCCAAACTAAACTGTGTTACCTGTCGATGTGGTCATGTTTCTCGATGTTTTGGTCTGTAAACTGAAGCGCTTCCGGCTGATGCGATAAGTCGCTGATGCTTATCAAGTCGCGAATGTTGCTCTGCTGCACGAAGCGTCTCTATTTACATCCTGAGATCAGCTGTGCGTTTGAAAAACGAAACTTAAcatagtttttattttccatGCAGTCATGGCCGACCTAAACAAACGGGTTACAACAGAGCATGCTGTTATTAAACTGGCTACAAGGcacatttcattattttaaagATTAATTTTGGTGGGTGTGTGCTTTTCATGTCTAATCATGTGTACTAATCACTTATAAATCATGTGTAGTTTCAACGTTAACCACATTTGAACTTCATCTAAAGTGTAGATGAGTGCGATAAACTGAGATTATTCATGTAAAAGTGCAGTAATTTCTGCCTCACAAAACAAATCCAGAAAGTAATAAAAGCCATAAAAGAAGACTTGATCAGACTTAAGACTTTATTAGTAGCCACAAAATACAATGAAAACCACAAAAGTAATAGAATCCCATACAGTACAATAAACGTGTATCATATAAAGACTGTTAACTTTAAAATATGAAGGAACGTTTGTGtgcaaaatgcattaaaaaatcccaaaagaacatcccaacacacacacacacacacacacacacacacacacacacacacacacacacacacacacacacacacgcacacacgtttTCACATCTTTGTGTGGACATCTCATTGATATAATGCTTAATATTatgagcctcaaaaatgccttcaaactcgtgGGGACAAGCATTTTGTCCCCCTGTTGGTCACACAAGTAAGTGCACGCCAATTTCCTGTTctcacaaagatgtctaaacaggtacacacacacacacacacacacacacacacacacattaatcatcatcttcatcatccacACAGCAAATGCCCATGCGGCATGCCTGGCACAGGTTCTTCTCGTGGGGTTTGGTCTTCGCTTCAGGCTCTGATGATGATCTCCCACtatcttcatcatcatcctcctcgTCGTAGCAATTTTTCCGAATTTTGTAAAACTGCCTGAGGAGGGCTTGTTCCACCTCTTTTTCCGCGAAACCCGGGAGATTGAAATTGTTGCCTCTGCAGCGAAGACAGGCCTGACCAAAAGGACGCATGATCACCGTCCCCTGGC contains:
- the LOC116311967 gene encoding receptor-transporting protein 4-like; the encoded protein is MDTEWTASLWLDTFNELLNEDNELDYGDRWTLNFNYNQTDRVTEEERRRGWKVSTYCARGNFECASCTRTWASARVVLVFRYRLLRGQGTVIMRPFGQACLRCRGNNFNLPGFAEKEVEQALLRQFYKIRKNCYDEEDDDEDSGRSSSEPEAKTKPHEKNLCQACRMGICCVDDEDDD